A single Lactuca sativa cultivar Salinas chromosome 8, Lsat_Salinas_v11, whole genome shotgun sequence DNA region contains:
- the LOC122195510 gene encoding uncharacterized protein LOC122195510 isoform X2, whose product MENALSTYLVCLELGNHRREMSQCVVFGGLKCIKQVVKTKRFDVAMKHNIQLKKLMNTYVILMRFHSLLFNKKRFKKKNLWWKKKKMPLRIKVYTFSSIES is encoded by the exons ATGGAAAATGCCTTGAGCACTTATTTAGTATGCCTG GAATTGGGAAATCATAGAAGGGAAATGTCACAATGTGTGGTCTTTGGTGGGTTGAAATGTATAAAACAAGTGGTCAAAACAAAGAG GTTTGATGTGGCAATGAAGCACAACATCCAACTAAAGAAGTTGATGAATACGTACGTAATCCTGATGAG ATTCCATTCATTACTCTTCAACAAGAAAAGGTTTAAGAAAAAGAACTTATGGTGGAAAAAAAAGAAGATGCCCCTGAGAATCAAAGT GTACACTTTTAGTTCCATTGAATCTTAG
- the LOC122195510 gene encoding uncharacterized protein LOC122195510 isoform X1: MENALSTYLVCLELGNHRREMSQCVVFGGLKCIKQVVKTKRFDVAMKHNIQLKKLMNTYVILMRFHSLLFNKKRFKKKNLWWKKKKMPLRIKVYVFTLNTIKSLDGFYVLI, from the exons ATGGAAAATGCCTTGAGCACTTATTTAGTATGCCTG GAATTGGGAAATCATAGAAGGGAAATGTCACAATGTGTGGTCTTTGGTGGGTTGAAATGTATAAAACAAGTGGTCAAAACAAAGAG GTTTGATGTGGCAATGAAGCACAACATCCAACTAAAGAAGTTGATGAATACGTACGTAATCCTGATGAG ATTCCATTCATTACTCTTCAACAAGAAAAGGTTTAAGAAAAAGAACTTATGGTGGAAAAAAAAGAAGATGCCCCTGAGAATCAAAGTGTATGTTTTTACCCTTAACACTATAAAATCACTTGATGGTTTTTATGTTCTTATTTAG
- the LOC122195510 gene encoding uncharacterized protein LOC122195510 isoform X3, translating to MELGNHRREMSQCVVFGGLKCIKQVVKTKRFDVAMKHNIQLKKLMNTYVILMRFHSLLFNKKRFKKKNLWWKKKKMPLRIKVYVFTLNTIKSLDGFYVLI from the exons ATG GAATTGGGAAATCATAGAAGGGAAATGTCACAATGTGTGGTCTTTGGTGGGTTGAAATGTATAAAACAAGTGGTCAAAACAAAGAG GTTTGATGTGGCAATGAAGCACAACATCCAACTAAAGAAGTTGATGAATACGTACGTAATCCTGATGAG ATTCCATTCATTACTCTTCAACAAGAAAAGGTTTAAGAAAAAGAACTTATGGTGGAAAAAAAAGAAGATGCCCCTGAGAATCAAAGTGTATGTTTTTACCCTTAACACTATAAAATCACTTGATGGTTTTTATGTTCTTATTTAG